A window of Misgurnus anguillicaudatus chromosome 3, ASM2758022v2, whole genome shotgun sequence genomic DNA:
ATGCGCAGTATGTTCTCGAATACATCTCAGTAGAAATTCTCGCGGAATTTTTATATCATACGCCGTTTGGTCTGCTCAGTGCCGCATGAATTCGAACACACCTATAAACAGGCAATTAAAATAGGCTACTTGAAGTTAAAGGACTCGCGCATTTAAAACGTGAAACTGCACCGCGTGATCTTAGATTAAACGTCAGGATGTGTTTACAGTAAAGTGTTTAGTCAAACTCTTCCTACAAAACGCCATAAACCGTTTTAGTGATAGTTAGTGTGTTGTCtccttgatatttttactaaaataaatgacGGACATGTTACACCTGTAGATGACACCTGTACGTTGTGAACCTTCTTCCCGAGCGGCATCTGTTGCTCGCAGTACAAGTGTTGCTTATCATCTGTATCATTACCAGGAAACAGAAAACGCACCGTTAGTTGAGGACAAGTTGTGACACGGTCTTTAACTGCTAtgaatttatttaagtttatggACTCGTATTGATACAGTATTATGCCTTTATGTTCCTAGATACATACGTTCACAACTAGATTTGACTTACTCGTATCTAATTACACGCCAATTAATTATTGACACTGAACACAACACATGGTATTATATCGCGCGCTGTGCGAATTAAGCTGTCTGCAATAGCTAAAATTAATCGCTAatttgatagatagatagatagatagatagatagatagatagatagatagatagatagatagatagatagatagatagatagatagatagatagatagatagatagatagatagatagatagatagatagatagatagatagatagatagatagatagatagatagatagagcgCGACCACAACTAATAGCCAATTAGCGCTGAGAAGCGTTAACAGATGGAAAGAAGATCAAAACTCTTAACGGTCACCATCTGCATCTGTCTGCAAAACAATCGACTTATTCACATGAAGCATTTGCTCATTTAACTGAAGATAAATACAACCAACGTCAacatatttgtaaaaaataaataaaaatcgaCTTAAACAgcttaaaattaagttaatcACTTGTACTCACCTTCAGGTAAGGTGAATATAAGCAGAACGGTGCACAGAAACCAAGCGTTACCCATTCTGTCTGTGTACGCTAGTCGTGCATGCATCAGTATGACTGATCCACAACTGACTGTATGTACtcaagtctctctctctctctctctctctctctctctctctctctctctctctctctctctctctctctctctctccctctctctctctccctcccttcAATTCAATTTCATTATAAGTGTGTTTAAAGTGCGctctctctccctcctccttctctctctctctctctgttgtcAAGATGTTGTTTTGACCCAGTGTGTTTGGTACCGTTGCTGGACGTCCCCCCATCCAGCTGACGTGTGCTTACAGGAAACAGAATCAGAATTTAAATGAAAACTGGCTCTGTGAAGAACACCAGTTTCGATATTCATTATTTTAAGTGGAGGATTTTGGAAGGTGTCACGTCTCTTGCAGCAAATCAGCAATTCGGTTACCTCTGTTTTGCCAAGGACAATTGTCACAGATTCAAAACTTATTGCTCTGCCTACCCTCTCATCCACACATTAATCGATAAAGCACTTCAATAATGACGTGCTCTCTGCTGTATCAGAGTCATCCTAAGAGGTGCACGTGCGCTTGTGTACATGTGTTTATTATATATCACTAAACTATTTTGGATGTTGtctatcttaaaggtgcagtgtgtaaattttaaaaGGATATTTTGAcagcaatgcaatataatatagataACTATATTACCAGTGGTGGATAAAGACCTTATagaataaactgtattgtttttattaccttagaatgagccgtttttatctacaaacaCCGCGGGTCCCCCTACATgtaagccgccattttgtgccgccatgtttctacaatagccctaaacggacaaactgctctacagagtgcgtttgtcactacgttgtcttaGATGAGGACATGTCTTTCCTGTaacggctatcgtagcttctatATGTGCTTCAAAAGGGAGGggtgcaatttgcaacctcaccactagatgccgtaAACCTACACACTGTaactttaagaaaaacatttgaaACGTTGCCTCTTTTTTGCTTACTCATTTTATTGTTGCAGTATTATAAGACACCTGTAGGTCTGTGGTTCTCCTGTGCACATGTATGTTTTGAGTGTAGACtaccttttattattattcatgaatCAGAGAAGGTTTTTGGTAGTGATAGGACCTTACTCATCATCTGGAGTCCGATTGTGAGATAAAAGATGCTGACTCACCGGTCTTTCTTTTCAGAGGTGACTCATTCTATCTTTTATATACATGTGATCTATTTGGAGGAACAGTGCCCTTCAAAGTACTGTTATTTCTTATTGTTTTACCTATAGACAGATGGATGCACGGGCAAACTGATAGATACTAGATACCCAGTCATGAAGATGGATAAATGATTTTCACTGGTTGTGTAATACAACTGCATTTCAGGCATAACATTTATCCGTATTAAAAAGGCCTTTTTTAACCATGCAGACTGAAATCGAGAATAGCCTCTAATGGACTAGGATGCAAACCTAATGAAGTTTGTCCACTAGATTTTTGCTGACCGTGCACACAACCTCATCTGCCCAACCAAGTGACCATTAGGTTCTTCATTCTATAAAAGTATGATCAGTGTGTGGTAAAGTGGGTTTTCTAGTGGTTTTTAAGTGTTGCTGTATGCCTTCACATTAAGGGTACTTtgcatttgtggaccattttaaatttGTCCATCTTAATATTGTATAAGGGCATACCTTAACTTGACACAAGCTTTACATTAAAAAGTTTCATTCTAGACTTTCGTTTTCGTTTATTAGCAGTGGGTCTACGTTGTTTACTGGAGTAGATGTAAAGTATCTCTTTCAAAATACCATTTTCAACATTCAGTCAAACATCCTAATGTATTGTAGTGCATACAATTTCATATGTAATTAATATAAAAGTCTGATAGTATCATTAAGAGGGCAATTTCATTCCATAATCATTAGATGTTACAGGAAATGCAGTCTGGAGATGTTGATGCTGACAGCCTGACCAGTTTGTAAATTCTATAATATGTCGGACTGTTTTGTACAAACAGAATAGAAAATTTAAAGCTGAGTGACTAATCTGATTATCTAGACATCAAAGCACTTTGAATCTCATTAAGTCCGCCAGTGTTGTGGATAAGGCAGAGATAAAAGAAAAAGAGACAAAAGAAAGATAAAATAGGATagaagatgtgttaatttagaGAAACAGGGATTAGACTGTTTACTGAGCACTAATGCATGGATGAAACATCACTGTATGAAAGAGGAGCTGAAAATGCATAGAAAGCAAGTCAAACCATGTAAAGTTGTTTACATTAAAACCCATATAAGTCAGCTTTGTAACTCATGTCCAGACGTAACTgcattataaacataaaaacattcCAGAATGCATTAAGTCAGTAAGCCTGCCCAAAACCACAACAGTAGCCATTTGATATTCACAGTAGCCTCAATGAGCATCGCTGTAGTTTAGCTAGTCAATATGCTTCCATTCCTTAATCAATATGACAAGACTCTTTGACCACAAGGAGCATATATTGTATATGTCCCTGACACTAAAGCTAATACTTTGTTTATACAGCCAATTGCTGTTCTTTGCAAGTCGATGTCATCCATGGCTTTTAGTATGGATtgaaaacatgttttgacactGCCTCGCTgtaactttgtgtgtgtgtgtgtgtgtgtgtgtgtgctttagCTATATTGTGAAGATGAAATTGTCCTCACAGAGTAAACAGACATTTGCTGCAGTGTGAGGACATCCCAACTtaaacatcttaaaaatgtGTTACCGGGCACTATTTTTATTAGGCTATTTATTTTGTGCATATGTCTTGTAGGGTATTGTTGCACTTCTACTTGCACTGTTTCTTGTCTGGAATGGTTTAAACAAGGTAGCACAGCACACATGCACTTTATGTGGCTatgttaaaaaatacttttttagtcCTCAGCTGTGTGTTGTTTTATGTAGTTTGGTGTCTGTATTTAGCACCATGGTCTTGGAGAAATGTCTCttttcactttgtactgcactGCTATATGTGGTTGAAATTACAAAAAAGCTTCttgatttaatgttaataatgtattatttttgttacattttagaataataGTAAAATAATCAACTAtggaataacacaaatgtaattatgctgtgacgctccttaccatgtttaaagaTTCGCGCACAATGCAgggctaacaggagttaacttacaggctgtgagtccgaagcgggaggaattatgataatgtcggtcttgtctacatcaacaatcccaggaagtaaactgtttcctacaatcagtgtgtttgttgtagtccaagaaaagagatttacgttggagatgataactcgcgtcatcgtttactttggggtttgtaccttttgcatatcattaacatgtactaatacacacttacacaacaaaggaaatgtataaacgtgaatcggacaataggtgctctttaagattATATTTAAGCATACTCTAGATTAAATTGTTTTCCAGATTATAAGCATTTCAGTCAAATGCTCGTAAATTTTTATAGCAGTACTTTATATCTGTAGTATATGAAAATGACCATTTTGTATCATGTATTATTTGCTCCACTGTCATTAGGCCTTTCTAAGATAAACTGGCGTTGCATAGATCagtgtattcatttatttaagagTCTCttagtaaaataataatatgtcTCCCTCTACTGGCATAAATAGTAGCCTACAAGTTCAGAGGTGGACAATAGTGAAGTATTTTTACTTACTACTTTGAGTACGTTTTCCAAGTTTTTGTactttatcagtgtttttctttagaAAACATGCTTTactacattccaaagcataatatcatattttttacttcactatatttcataatttacatttaatccttacagtaaaaaaattattttacttaaaTCAAACTTCTacttacttttacttgagtagatacttaaaaaatgtacttgagtaTAGAGTAAAAAATAGTATACAAACACAGTACAACAATATAATTCTTTCTCTcatatcattttaaaatattatcaaaatatatattatggcaacattttgtttataacttGGCACACCTTATCCCAATTTATTTTTACACCTCATAAAAAAGACAATTTTTAAGATCTACAGATTCGTGTTTAATATAAATCCATGTTTTTTACCAAATGGTGTTTTTGCGGTTGCTGTCCATGGTCCTGAATCATGTGTCGTCTGGAATCACGcgtcagcaccatggacagctTCCTCGGCTTCCTTTGTTTTGGTTCAGAACCACGGAAAGAAGAAAATGCGTTTTTACGAGGGGTCCTACACTAAATAAAGCAAATTTTGGATAAGGTTGATAAATCCGTGACATTACTCTATTTAATGTCCTGTTACTATGACGTAAGTCATTCAGCTCTCCCCTTTGCTATTTATATTAATGCGCAATGACCCGGTAGAACATTTGTGGAAATGTAACGGCTCTCTGACCTATAAGTTTTTACAGCAAATAAACTATCAgtctttaattaattaatagtTACAGTAAAGGGCATCCATTATAAACGGACCGACCCAGCATATTAACGAACGCGGGCAACCAAACTAAACTAGGACGAGTGAACTGTATAAGGTTTCGTTGGGTGGAGGAGATCGTTTTTGCTATCCGGTTTCCGTCTTTTTCCCTCGTCGCGGAATAGGCCTATATCGGGTTCCTTTAGTCTATGTGTgtttacgtttattttatattcgtgcaaacttacagcaaagataTGATGacgttaagtattaattgtgaGTTACACCCGAGTTACTTTTTACAGTAGCGGCAGATCGTGTTACCTTACGTGTTGTTTTTAGGAGCAATGGGGTGAGTAAAGCAGGGGTATCGTGAAATGCCAACTTTGTGGAAACGCATCGTGTTCTCCTTCGGTTCTGTGCTCAGCATCGGTTCTGTTGTACTTCTGGTTGTGGCGCTGTCCACCGAGCGCTGGGTTACAGGAACCGTCCTGTGTCAGACAGGAGTGGACCTGGTGAACGCGTCTCACCCGGAGCTCGAGCAGTTCACGGGACACATTTACTACGGACTCTTTCAGGGCGGGAAAACGCGGAGATGCGGGCTCGGGACCCGCCGCTTTAAAATTTACGGTAAGAGCAAATATGTTGTTAGTTTCATAAATACTGTGAAAGGATACATTCAGCTTAGCTTATAATATAACTGTCgttgtttggttttatttaattatttaacatttttaaggtattaaagctttatttttatatattattattggCAATATAGGAAAAAGGTGCAAAAGCTGTAACTGGGACGGTAACTTTAAGAAAGGTGCTATGCCTATGCAGGCCTACCATTAAGTACAAATATGCACTCTTGAGTTAACAATGTGTACCTCTGAGATACCAATATGTAGGCCTACCTTGAGGtgctaatatgcaccctttaggttTTGCAAGGGTTCTGccccacactctaaaaaagctgggttattttcaacccagcattgtgtCAAAAAGGGAAGCCCAGCccactgggttgtaatttaacccatgctTGGTTTAACCCAAAATACAAATTTTCGTGTTTGAggaccatttttggttccccacaGAACATTTTAGTAGGGAGACtgatctttctctctttttttctctctctctctctctctctacagtGTTCCCAAAGCTTGTTAAAAAAATCAACGGTGGTCTGCACATGGTCATAatcttcttcatttttttcgCAATTGGCTTTGCAGTGCTCAGTTTAGCCTTCTGTATATATAATGCCAGAAAAGTTCCTTATCAATCGATCAGAGGACCATTTGGCCTCTACATCTGGAATTTTATTGCAGGTAAGTCAATACATCCCAAATTAACAGCATTTATTCACTACACCAATCAACCATAAATCAGCCAATTGTGGttcatatttaaatttatttaattattattaattttcccTATTTTTCCTCATTTCTCAGCTCTGTTCAGTGCAATGGGCTTTGCATGTTTCCTCGCAGCAGTTCAGTGCCATGATCTCACAGAACACGTGGCTAACTACAAAGAAAGTCTTTTTCGACTTGTGATCCTCGAGGAGAGTCTCGGCTTTTCTTTCTGGTTGTGCGTTGCCAGTGCTGTTACACATGGAGCTAACATTCTTGTAGTAGCCTGCAGTAGACTTCATCTACCTAAAATCAAGACTAAGAAACCAGAAGAACCCACAGCGACAGGAGATGATTTCCTTTACTAAGGAACACAGACAAACTGAAAGTTCTGACTGTTGTGGTCTTCGAGGAAGCTGCTTGAAAGCCAAACAGAATGTTTGTACATTGACATCAACTGAAAATTAGATGAtttttatgggtttgactcatGGGTGATTCTTAAAGACCATTATGTGGCAAATAAGTAATCGACTTGTTTAGGACATAACAAGTTGTCACAGACTTCCAGGGCTTCCAGAACATAATGTGACATTGTACatatttttcacaaaaaaaaatcatgtaaagttaaataataatgttatttaacccttatgtgttgtttgGGTCTGTGGGACCCGGTTTTAAAgtttaccaaaaaaaaaacgatgCAATTAATTGTTTTATCAACCTCAGATTCttggccttggctcattttctataacaacataaaaataaacaactttaaaatgactgtgcaCCCACCTACACATTTACAATTAGGTCCATGTATACTTGGACATTGACACAAGTTTTTGTTATTCAAGTTGTTTACCAAAACATATTAACAGTTATATAATAAATAGGCATTTAATATAGGGCTTTC
This region includes:
- the clrn2 gene encoding clarin-2, which gives rise to MPTLWKRIVFSFGSVLSIGSVVLLVVALSTERWVTGTVLCQTGVDLVNASHPELEQFTGHIYYGLFQGGKTRRCGLGTRRFKIYVFPKLVKKINGGLHMVIIFFIFFAIGFAVLSLAFCIYNARKVPYQSIRGPFGLYIWNFIAALFSAMGFACFLAAVQCHDLTEHVANYKESLFRLVILEESLGFSFWLCVASAVTHGANILVVACSRLHLPKIKTKKPEEPTATGDDFLY